In Streptomyces sp. ML-6, the genomic stretch GACCGAATGGCCCCTGTGGGAGGTGTTCGTGCGCTCGCGCCGCGGGCTCTCCCACACCCACGCGGGCAGCCTGCACGCCCCGGACGCGGAAATGGCCCTGCGCAACGCCCGCGATCTGTACACCCGCCGCTCCGAGGGCGTCTCCATCTGGGTGGTCCCGTCCGCGCAGGTCACGGCCTCCTCACCGGACGAGAAGGACTCCTTCTTCGAGCCGGCCGGCGACAAGCCGTACCGGCACCCCACGTTCTACGAGATCCCGGAAGGGGTGAAGCACCTGTGACCGCGGCCCTCGCCCTGGGCGACGACGCGCTGGTGCTCTCGCACCGGCTGGGGGAGTGGGCGGGTCACGCCCCGGTACTGGAAGAAGAGGTGGCCCTGGCCAACATCGCCCTGGACCTGCTGGGGCAGGCCCGGGTGCTGCTCTCCCTCGTCGGGGACGAGGACGAGCTGGCCTATCTGCGCGAGGAACGCGCCTTCCGCAACGTCCAGCTGGTCGAGCAGCCGAACGGCGACTTCGCCCACACCATCGCCCGCCAGCTCTACTTCTCCACCTACCAGCG encodes the following:
- the paaB gene encoding 1,2-phenylacetyl-CoA epoxidase subunit PaaB, whose product is MSSSTEWPLWEVFVRSRRGLSHTHAGSLHAPDAEMALRNARDLYTRRSEGVSIWVVPSAQVTASSPDEKDSFFEPAGDKPYRHPTFYEIPEGVKHL